The Methanosphaera sp. WGK6 nucleotide sequence TTTTTAATTATAATTTATTCTTTTATTACTATTTTAAGTTGTTCATCTTCTATTTTCCAATCTTTCATATAACCTTTACTTTCATCTACTACATTAAATACTAGTTTATCTGTACGAACTTCATTTGATATGTATTCCTGGTGTGGAGCTACTGCATCTTTGAAGTCATCACTACATTCTACAGTTACATGAATATTTGCTTCTACATTTAAATCTAAATCTTTACGCATGTCTTGTATACGACGGATTAATTCTCTTGCCATTGCCTCTGAGTATATTTCAGGTGTTAATTCTGTGTCAACATAAACATTTCCACCTTCAAATTCACAACTTACAAGGTTTTCAGGTACTTCTTTTTCAAAGAGTATTTCTTCTGTTGTAAGAGTTATATCTTTATCTTCAAAGGATATTGTGTATTCACCATTACTTAATACTTCTTCTTGTATTTGTGAAGCATCAACATCATCTTGTTCGAAGTATTGTTTTACTCTTCCAAGATCTCCTCTTAGTTTTGGACCTAAAATTGCCATATTTGGTTTTGCAATTATTATTGCATTTTCTAGTTCTGTTTCTATTGTTATGTTCTTGGTATTTGCTTGTTCCAGCAATACATTTTCCAGTGATTCTATTGCTGTTTTTACGGAACTTTCTTCTGTTACTACTGTGATATTTTGTACTGGCCATCTTAGTTTGAATCTTGCAACATCTCTTGCATGTGCACTTGCTTCAAGAATATCTCTTATGTAATTCATGTTTTCTTCTAGTAAAACATCTATTTCTGATTCATCATATACCCAGTCAAGCATATGTACACTTTCAGGTGCATCTGTTTCTACACCACGTACAAGGTTTTGATAGATTTCTTCACTAATGTGTGGTGCTATTGGTGCAAGTACTCTGATTAAGTCTTTGAGTGTGTAGTACAATGTGTAGTATGCTCCTAATTTATCTGGATCATCACTTTCTACCCATGTTCTTCCCCTAATAAGTCTTACATACCAACGACTTAAATCTTCTAGTACAAAGTCTGTGATTTTTTCTGTTGCCCTGTTAAATACTAGTGCTTCTATATCATCTGATACTGATTTGATAAGTGAGTTTACACGTGATCTTATCCATAAATCTTCTTCTCTGAATACCAGGTCTTCTTTGTTATGTTTTGTTGGATCAAAGTTATCAATACTCATGTATGTTGTGGAGAAGTAGTATACATTCCATAATATGTTGAATATTTTTGAGGAGTTTTGTACTTCATCCCAATGGAATTTAAGATCATCCCATGGTTTATTTGCATCAAGTAAGTAGAATCTTAGTACATCTGCACTGTATTTTTCTATTACTTCTTCAGGACTTACTACATTTCCAAGGGATTTACTCATCTTTTTACCTTCATCATCGAGAGTAAATCCATGCATTAATACTTTTTTGTATGGTGCTTTTCCAAATGCTGCTACTCCTAATCCTAATTGTGAGTAGAACCATCCTCTTGTTTGGTCATGTCCTTCTGCAATAAAGTCATATGGGAACCATTCATCAAAGTTTTCTGATGGATTTTGAGGATAGTGTAGTGCTGCCCATCCTGCTACTCCTGAATCTATCCATACATCAAGTACATCAGGTACTCTTTGCATTTTATGGCCACATTCACATGGTATATCTATATTATCCACATGTGGTCTGTGTACAAA carries:
- the ileS gene encoding isoleucine--tRNA ligase, translated to MPINGVEQGYNKDLEKKIQSFWQENDIYNKTNKQRENRPKYAFLDGPPYCSGRIHLGTAWNKTLKDAFLRYKSMAGFSLRRQAGWDTHGLPIEHKVEQLLDIKSKQEIEEKYGIDNFVDKCKEFAIKNKDDMTQQFKGMGIWMDWEDPYVTYDNGYMESCWWTLKQADAKDLLVQDKRVITWCPHCETALANAEIEYGDQIDPSIYVKFELKQQEYDDITTYILIWTTTPWTIPANLAVSVHPDFEYSYVKIQNPQTQKEEILVMADALIDSVLGDIEKTIIKTVKGEELEGIEYYHPLREEVPLQEEFNHRIILGTHVTLEDGTGCVHTAPGHGPEDYEVGSKNGIPPFCPVGENGKYTEEAGKYANQPIRDMQDEITHDLYHKNALLNEGTIDHRVGFCWRCKTPIIYIATKQWFIKVTEIKDQMLEQLDAVEWVPSWAGESRFRNWVENARDWTISRQRYWGIPLPIWTCQECGNKVVVGSKQELKDLSGDDTLTGDFVHRPHVDNIDIPCECGHKMQRVPDVLDVWIDSGVAGWAALHYPQNPSENFDEWFPYDFIAEGHDQTRGWFYSQLGLGVAAFGKAPYKKVLMHGFTLDDEGKKMSKSLGNVVSPEEVIEKYSADVLRFYLLDANKPWDDLKFHWDEVQNSSKIFNILWNVYYFSTTYMSIDNFDPTKHNKEDLVFREEDLWIRSRVNSLIKSVSDDIEALVFNRATEKITDFVLEDLSRWYVRLIRGRTWVESDDPDKLGAYYTLYYTLKDLIRVLAPIAPHISEEIYQNLVRGVETDAPESVHMLDWVYDESEIDVLLEENMNYIRDILEASAHARDVARFKLRWPVQNITVVTEESSVKTAIESLENVLLEQANTKNITIETELENAIIIAKPNMAILGPKLRGDLGRVKQYFEQDDVDASQIQEEVLSNGEYTISFEDKDITLTTEEILFEKEVPENLVSCEFEGGNVYVDTELTPEIYSEAMARELIRRIQDMRKDLDLNVEANIHVTVECSDDFKDAVAPHQEYISNEVRTDKLVFNVVDESKGYMKDWKIEDEQLKIVIKE